In one window of Bombus vancouverensis nearcticus chromosome 10, iyBomVanc1_principal, whole genome shotgun sequence DNA:
- the Sgt1 gene encoding suppressor of G2 allele of skp1 isoform X2: MGNEETPTAVNNDEMPVPKIRHDWYQTESHVIVPILAKSAQNVKVVYEKNTLSVSAQLPSGNEYSLELDLAHAIIPDQCTYKVDPSKIEIKLKKQDGITWSALEGNPVAQNTVQPIPQEILHAGNQPPENPGTTKKTRDWNKVEKEIEKQEAEEKPVGEAALYALFQQIYGSGSDEVRRAMNKSFQESGGTVLSTNWSEVSKGKVEVKLPDDKN; this comes from the exons ATGGGTAACGAAGAAACTCCAACAGCAGTGAATAATGATGAA ATGCCAGTTCCAAAAATAAGGCACGATTGGTATCAAACAGAAAGTCATGTTATAGTTCCGATTCTTGCGAAAAGTGCACAAAATGTCAAAGTTGTTTACGAGAAGAATACG TTGAGTGTGTCTGCCCAGTTACCATCAGGCAATGAATATAGCTTGGAGTTAGATTTAGCTCATGCAATAATACCAGATCAATGCACATACAAAGTTGATCCatctaaaatagaaattaaattgaaaaaacaaGATGGAATTACATGGTCTGCTTTGGAAGGAAATCCTGTTGCACAAAATACAGTACAACCCATACCTCAAG aaattttgcATGCTGGAAATCAACCACCAGAGAATCCTGGAACTACCAAAAAGACACGGGATTGGAATAAAGTAGAGAAAGAGATTGAGAAACAAGAAGCAGAAGAAAAGCCTGTAGGAGAAGCTGCTCTTTATGCTTTATTCCAACAGATATATGGTAGTGGATCTGATGAAGTTAGACGTGCAATGAATAAATCTTTT CAAGAGTCTGGTGGTACAGTGTTAAGCACAAATTGGTCAGAAGTGAGCAAAGGAAAAGTTGAAGTAAAGCTACCAGATG ATAAAAATTAG
- the LOC117158287 gene encoding uncharacterized protein LOC117158287: MRRTMRFDPWILMVTLACVTGTLSEYLMGGHMDNSPPKSLLEEMESSPSLARTAQLGDLDLDLDAEESTAALSMSDDEEAPRYHLPYPFAFNGGRPFSLEKDPITGKIDFEKAPPVKALNFSTRYQENVNEDEKVNNKDSAKENESYLTKKKIENNKETDDVSPNEINPYSPNFHDFLNLPVHYSSDKYGKDKYPLISSSYANTKVQSGSNSYSTYNHKPYHGETVMYYPTRKPYMPKTTSTTTMRTTPKPTPSTTSRAITTSTTSRPTTTSTTTTTTMTTTSTTTSTTTSSPPPSTTVSTSTKAPVVTTWKPPASTPKRFTDHLDDYDDILPIEKLQSSVYSNGHQGPNNIVQHNRDPQTMPPINHEEYIDSYEDYEIGDGEDAKDYVSMKETTNEIVKASTVPSTTSTVHNITTAVGTPETTPVTTTTTSTPVPSSSAIYSSPVSQESIFHSNSLPFQALPSRLVTSMPLDNEHRMPSAFEKDNRKHGIADNIIMNQGYRPNAVINQRPTGLGGGILVESTSNIVIPPDQDTVSFVLGNRQNVEGGYYSLGTAIGENPYGSSTGIDASFRPLYGVSPDKSNYDPQSDYRGTIGLPSVSVLENNPAYAAQTWRQPNPTGTQKLANEIEPSRTQNSFVKGTVLMEQPEDKKDDKDVNYVVFPKDEPKQPVEEHIVVINEADGSVHEITPSSTTLKPVRVDPPVLNEDHLPQLSENLTPPAERPKSPPQFYYHYHHGGTIRPDHPRPQRLPLPPRGKQPPSPPLPPPPPPSEPMGIRRRPYPPDSTLPNILPQFRPNAKTSHGHRGSEAIGTIPAGQGYPTRVRQPVQSHPPTRRPLPPPPPSYLQRLNPPPPPIHAVRLAGAASAKAENIVPPRDVESTVKRFRLPSIPATSRGEDDVKLAHRVPNQKLRLEEEERAERYSEEPPQVPPRPPLFPKRRTADPPHVATLQMIQQHGEFAEDITEANLSSMDENTNDESDRIVTEQNADRRKFDSHEPIAEPPVYVVYPVNTAVNIHPDDSREKDESVVVGTRGPHRPLPPETLLQDNEDQEMDEEPRPSVHNVFNGRPLASDFPYPLERPDPSILVNGMRETPLLVPSDQRQEEDSMQENTEEKDEKDSSVNVIPYLQDFVPFPARKNEVISATLHRLPALPSSTPIAYVYTPTAQASHRLDIDMRDEDKSKTENSDQKPILLPSQQPSSSSSSAPSPQNFMAPFVASISAETPSKNGWSVVVVEPTISRKSDDYSSETTSNAEESQTEKTEFDAENFKPQLFGGFKPIYEFPTQNEDRSERKESSELETEVSTHFQESANSTV, encoded by the coding sequence ATGCGAAGAACAATGCGATTCGATCCATGGATACTAATGGTCACATTGGCCTGCGTGACGGGCACCTTGTCGGAGTATTTGATGGGAGGCCATATGGACAACAGTCCGCCAAAGTCCTTACTGGAGGAGATGGAATCTTCTCCGAGTTTGGCAAGGACGGCGCAGCTGGGTGACCTTGACCTGGATCTTGATGCAGAGGAGAGCACCGCTGCGCTGTCGATGTCGGACGACGAAGAAGCGCCGCGTTATCATCTTCCGTATCCTTTCGCCTTCAACGGTGGCAGACCGTTTTCGCTCGAGAAGGATCCTATCACCGGTAAAATTGACTTCGAGAAGGCGCCGCCAGTCAAAGCCCTCAACTTCAGCACTCGTTATCAAGAAAACGTAAACGAAGATGAAAAGGTGAACAACAAAGACTCAGCGAAGGAGAACGAATCTTATTTAACGAAAAAGAAGATCGAAAACAACAAAGAGACCGATGATGTTAGTCCAAACGAGATTAATCCTTATTCGCCTAATTTTCATGATTTTCTTAATCTTCCTGTTCATTATTCTTCCGACAAGTATGGCAAGGACAAATATCCATTGATATCAAGTTCCTATGCGAATACAAAAGTTCAGAGTGGATCAAATAGTTATAGTACTTATAATCACAAGCCTTATCATGGAGAAACTGTAATGTATTATCCTACCAGAAAACCGTATATGCCTAAGACAACTTCGACCACAACAATGAGAACGACTCCTAAACCAACCCCGTCGACTACATCCAGAGCTATCACCACTTCTACGACTTCTAGACCCACGACAacttcgacgacgacgacgacgacgatgacgacaacTAGTACTACTACTTCTACTACGACATCTAGTCCTCCACCATCTACTACTGTTTCCACTTCGACGAAAGCACCTGTTGTAACAACCTGGAAGCCTCCTGCCTCCACTCCCAAACGATTTACCGATCATCTGGACGATTACGATGATATTCTTCCAATAGAGAAGCTTCAATCCTCTGTGTACAGTAATGGTCATCAAGGACCAAATAATATAGTGCAGCACAATCGAGATCCTCAGACGATGCCTCCTATAAACCATGAAGAGTATATAGATAGTTACGAGGATTATGAAATTGGAGATGGAGAAGATGCGAAGGATTAtgtctcgatgaaagagacGACCAATGAAATTGTAAAAGCTAGTACAGTGCCTAGCACAACGTCGACTGTTCATAATATAACCACAGCTGTTGGAACTCCAGAGACCACTCCCGTAACCACTACGACAACAAGTACGCCAGTTCCATCATCGTCTGCAATATATTCTTCACCAGTGTCTCAAGAAAGTATCTTCCACAGTAACTCGCTACCGTTCCAAGCTCTTCCTTCGCGTCTAGTAACATCTATGCCCTTGGACAACGAACACAGAATGCCATCAGCGTTTGAAAAAGATAATCGAAAACATGGTATTGCGGATAATATTATCATGAACCAGGGATATCGTCCAAACGCAGTTATTAATCAGAGACCAACAGGATTAGGTGGAGGAATTCTGGTAGAGAGCACTAGCAATATAGTGATACCACCTGATCAGGATACAGTATCCTTTGTCCTTGGTAACAGACAGAACGTCGAAGGTGGATATTATTCACTAGGCACTGCAATTGGAGAGAATCCTTATGGCAGTTCCACTGGAATCGATGCTTCTTTCCGACCTTTATATGGTGTTTCACCGGACAAAAGCAATTACGATCCACAATCAGATTACCGAGGAACAATTGGCCTGCCTTCAGTATCCGTACTGGAGAATAATCCTGCTTATGCTGCTCAAACATGGAGACAACCTAATCCTACTGGAACTCAGAAGCTGGCAAACGAGATAGAACCTTCTAGAACACAGAATTCATTCGTAAAAGGCACAGTGCTTATGGAACAGCCAGAAGATAAGAAGGATGACAAGGACGTTAACTACGTGGTGTTTCCTAAAGATGAACCTAAACAACCAGTTGAGGAACACATCGTTGTTATAAACGAAGCTGATGGCTCTGTGCATGAAATAACACCTTCTTCCACAACGTTGAAACCTGTAAGAGTAGATCCTCCAGTTTTAAATGAAGATCACCTGCCACAACTTTCGGAGAACTTGACTCCGCCGGCTGAACGACCAAAGTCGCCACCACAGttctattatcattatcatcacgGAGGTACGATAAGACCGGATCATCCAAGACCTCAAAGATTGCCTTTACCACCTCGTGGGAAACAACCACCGTCTCCTCCCCTTCCACCACCACCTCCTCCTTCAGAACCTATGGGAATAAGAAGACGTCCTTATCCTCCCGATTCTACTTTGCCAAACATTCTACCACAATTCCGTCCAAATGCTAAAACGTCTCATGGACACCGTGGATCAGAGGCGATTGGAACGATTCCAGCTGGTCAAGGCTATCCCACCAGAGTGAGACAGCCTGTTCAGTCTCATCCTCCAACCAGAAGACCTCTACCACCTCCACCTCCATCTTATCTTCAGAGATTAaaccctcctcctcctccaatTCATGCCGTTAGGCTTGCCGGCGCAGCTTCCGCGAAGGCTGAGAACATAGTGCCTCCTCGAGACGTGGAGTCCACGGTCAAGAGGTTTCGCCTTCCATCGATACCAGCCACCTCCAGAGGGGAGGACGATGTTAAACTAGCGCACCGTGTGCCCAATCAGAAATTGCGGTTGGAAGAGGAAGAACGGGCAGAACGTTACTCGGAGGAACCGCCTCAGGTGCCGCCAAGACCTCCCTTATTTCCTAAACGAAGAACTGCTGATCCGCCACACGTAGCTACTCTTCAGATGATCCAACAACATGGCGAATTCGCGGAGGATATTACAGAAGCAAATTTGTCCTCTATGGATGAAAATACAAATGACGAGTCAGATAGAATAGTAACTGAACAGAATGCAGATAGAAGAAAGTTTGACAGCCATGAACCAATAGCTGAGCCACCGGTTTACGTAGTCTATCCTGTGAATACTGCTGTGAATATTCATCCTGACGATTCTAGAGAGAAAGATGAGAGCGTAGTTGTTGGAACGAGAGGACCACATAGACCCCTTCCTCCAGAAACATTGCTTCAGGATAATGAGGATCAAGAAATGGATGAAGAGCCAAGACCTTCTGTTCATAACGTCTTTAATGGACGGCCACTTGCCTCAGACTTTCCGTACCCTCTGGAACGTCCTGACCCTTCCATTCTTGTCAATGGAATGAGAGAAACGCCATTATTGGTGCCCAGCGATCAGCGACAAGAAGAAGATTCTATGCAAGAAAATACAGAAGAGAAGGACGAAAAAGATTCCAGCgtgaacgttataccatacttaCAGGATTTCGTACCTTTCCCAGCAAGGAAGAATGAGGTTATCTCAGCTACCCTTCATCGTTTGCCAGCCTTGCCATCTTCTACGCCAATTGCTTATGTTTATACTCCAACAGCTCAAGCTTCTCATCGTTTAGACATAGATATGCGTGATGAGGACAAATCTAAAACTGAAAATAGTGATCAGAAGCCCATTCTGTTGCCTTCACAGCAACCCTCTAGTTCCTCCAGCTCTGCGCCGTCTCCACAGAACTTCATGGCGCCGTTTGTAGCAAGTATCAGTGCAGAAACACCTTCGAAGAACGGCTGGAGCGTTGTCGTGGTTGAACCTACCATTAGTAGAAAATCGGATGACTATTCTTCCGAGACCACTTCGAATGCAGAAGAGTCTCAGACAGAAAAAACTGAATTCGATGCTGAGAACTTCAAACCACAGCTCTTCGGTGGATTCAAACCGATTTACGAATTTCCTACGCAGAACGAAGACCGATCAGAGCGTAAAGAATCCAGCGAGTTGGAAACAGAAGTGAGCACGCATTTTCAAGAGTCTGCCAATTCGACAGTTTGA
- the Sgt1 gene encoding suppressor of G2 allele of skp1 isoform X1: protein MGNEETPTAVNNDEMPVPKIRHDWYQTESHVIVPILAKSAQNVKVVYEKNTLSVSAQLPSGNEYSLELDLAHAIIPDQCTYKVDPSKIEIKLKKQDGITWSALEGNPVAQNTVQPIPQEILHAGNQPPENPGTTKKTRDWNKVEKEIEKQEAEEKPVGEAALYALFQQIYGSGSDEVRRAMNKSFQESGGTVLSTNWSEVSKGKVEVKLPDGMEWKSWNT, encoded by the exons ATGGGTAACGAAGAAACTCCAACAGCAGTGAATAATGATGAA ATGCCAGTTCCAAAAATAAGGCACGATTGGTATCAAACAGAAAGTCATGTTATAGTTCCGATTCTTGCGAAAAGTGCACAAAATGTCAAAGTTGTTTACGAGAAGAATACG TTGAGTGTGTCTGCCCAGTTACCATCAGGCAATGAATATAGCTTGGAGTTAGATTTAGCTCATGCAATAATACCAGATCAATGCACATACAAAGTTGATCCatctaaaatagaaattaaattgaaaaaacaaGATGGAATTACATGGTCTGCTTTGGAAGGAAATCCTGTTGCACAAAATACAGTACAACCCATACCTCAAG aaattttgcATGCTGGAAATCAACCACCAGAGAATCCTGGAACTACCAAAAAGACACGGGATTGGAATAAAGTAGAGAAAGAGATTGAGAAACAAGAAGCAGAAGAAAAGCCTGTAGGAGAAGCTGCTCTTTATGCTTTATTCCAACAGATATATGGTAGTGGATCTGATGAAGTTAGACGTGCAATGAATAAATCTTTT CAAGAGTCTGGTGGTACAGTGTTAAGCACAAATTGGTCAGAAGTGAGCAAAGGAAAAGTTGAAGTAAAGCTACCAGATGGTATGGAATGGAAATCCTGGAATACATAA
- the LOC117158301 gene encoding mitochondrial potassium channel: MAEKFRSFIKVLNNEINKHQLFNATTRISSVTGKAQEKLNNIQSAVAAKYDVLAKQISNDLTIIQNVNGPQLAPSPLPKKVVKWWQWYQQITGLDKVEIAKQQVIFAQDKLFKCQDERRQLNREAMLINDKLKEVYSELIQIKRDDPKYVQLTIVENKNLQDQAKIMTELNLLEKEEKEHFTLLATAIKEYHDSQTMNAQKHKYLSIVASALLAIISLVASIIYNNIRVANIQNILSEAQEKNENVLRNSFVSLENSLNTIRKTIEKNSEPKVVTVNEELDNSNITELQRACVVFGACIVGIYILRSVIG; this comes from the exons aTGGCAGAAAAATTTCGATCGTTCATCAAAGTATTAAacaacgaaataaataaacatcAACTGTTTAATGCAACTACAAGAATTAGTAGCGTCACTGGAAAGGCACAAGAAAAGTTGAACAATATACAAAGTGCAGTTGCTGCAAAGTATGATGTTCTTGCAAAG CAAATCAGTAATGATTTAACAATAATTCAAAATGTAAATGGACCACAATTAGCACCAAGTCCATTACCAAAGAAAGTTGTAAAATGGTGGCAATGGTATCAACAAATAACAGGTTTGGACAAGGTTGAAATAGCCAAACAACAAGTAATCTTTGCGCAAGACAAGTTGTTCAAATGTCAAGATGAGAGGAGACAATTGAATCGTGAAGCAAtgttaataaatgataaattaaaggaAGTATATTCAGAACTTATTCAAATTAAGAGGGATGATCCAAAGTATGTACAATTGACAATAGTGGAAAACAAAAATCTTCAAGATCAAGCAAAGATTATGACGGAGCTTAATTTGttagagaaagaggaaaaagaacatTTCACATTATTAGCAACAGCTATTAAAGAATATCATGATAGTCAAACAATGAATGCTCAAAAGCATAAATACTTATCTATTGTTGCATCTGCTCTATTAGCAATCATATCATTGGTAGCTTCgataatatataacaatataaggGTAGCAAATATTCAAAACATTCTATCTGAAGCAcaagaaaagaatgaaaatgtGCTCAGAAATAGTTTTGTATCATtagaaaatagtttaaatacaattcgtaaaacaatagaaaaaaataGTGAACCAAAAGTAGTCACGGTTAATGAAGAATTAGATAATAGTAATattacagaattgcaaagagCTTGTGTTGTATTTGGGGCATGTATTGTTGGCATATATATACTGAGATCGGTAATTGGTTAA
- the LOC117158290 gene encoding S1 RNA-binding domain-containing protein 1, with the protein MKRSIRQVSRASKIIISSSDSEGEPADVSSDENYVPTKAPQKKRKTITNSTKRTVSLSKNSEQIVTKLGRKKIKTELIDNTNESVDLNKKTQNKNAKMKKEELQNSDAGNIKQILKDISLKSTELKEWTVEDYVSEVNNIEQHIVENVIKLFNNDNTIPFIARYRRDMTGGMEPDKLRALKESLDHAKVIKQRANTILKSIDKLGQWSPAMHSAVVSAKSLDDLEHIYSFFKPASKQTLAERAKELGLGSVSDFVLQGQALPPLSSFIDSTKDGLKTEQQIIDGIVHIIADIINKNKTVFDKVKELQNKSAIKIQITECKTNSKSEDSKEKDAQRKYETYYDFSANTKYIKPHQILAINRGEAQKFLTVKMTIPDFFENGFKAHCYKQYNAAITASKLHSKLLNDSINYAYKKLIKPLVVRRVRSEMKQKAETASIEVFVTNVKQLLLTPPVRGKIILAIDPGFSHGCKLAAISEQGDVLETDVIYPHTKGKKSYNESADVLVALVTKYKATILALGNATACRETEMFLNKLIKSNAFGSIEVSYTIVDEAGASIYSCGPEAKSEFPDLDTNLISAISIARRLQDPLAELVKVEPKHLGVGMYQHDLPEKQLLAALNEVVSEVVSFVGVDVNTASQCLLRRVAGLNASRANNIIEWRSEFGPFKNRQQLLDVKGIGNKVFEQCAGFIRILPETSMNDNSEKRKPAKKSKQTYNLLDQSWIHPESYKIAERFLKYCNCNLENFGTTEFIEKVKSCADEGLAGLAQKLDTNETTMEVIVKGLSMKKDEDIRLKTRTPLFRKSLLSINDLSAGITVTGAIRNITHFGVFVDIGAGSDGLIPTKWLKNSVVSIGQRVEVKVLSVDVDRKRIGLELINVL; encoded by the exons ATGAAAAGGAGCATACGACAAGTGTCTCGAGcaagtaaaataattatttcttcaagTGATTCTGAGGGTGAACCTGCAGATGTTTCAAGTGATGAAAATTATGTTCCCACGAAAGCACCtcagaaaaagaggaagacaaTTACAAATAGTACCAAGAGAACCGTTTCATTAAGTAAAAATAGTGAACAAATAGTAACAAAACttggaagaaaaaaaataaaaacagaacTTATAGATAACACAAATGAATCAGTAGATTTGAATAAAAAGACACaaaataaaaatgcaaagatgaaaaaagaagaactACAAAATTCTGATGCaggaaatattaaacaaatattaaaagatatatcTCTAAAATCTACAGAATTGAAAGAATGGACTGTTGAAGATTATGTTAGCGAAGTGaacaatattgaacaacatataGTAGAAAATGTTATAAAGCTTTTTAATAATGACAATACAATCCCATTTATTGCAAGATATAGGAGGGATATGACTGGTGGCATGGAGCCAGATAAGCTAAGAGCACTGAAAGAAAGTCTTGATCATGCTAAAGTTATCAAACAACGTGCTAATACTATATTGAAGTCTATTGATAAATTAGGACAGTGGTCTCCTGCTATGCATTCTGCTGTTGTATCTGCCAAATCTTTAGACGACTTAGaacatatatattctttttttaagCCGGCATCTAAGCAAACTTTAGCAGAAAGAGCAAAAGAGCTAGGTTTGGGATCTGTAAGTGATTTTGTGTTACAGGGTCAGGCACTACCTCCATTATCTTCTTTTATCGATTCCACTAAAGATGGATTAAAAACTGAGCAACAGATTATAGATGGAATTGTACATATTATAGCagatattataaataagaataaaactgTATTCGATAAAGTCAAAGAGCTTCAAAACAAATCTGCGATAAAAATCCAGATTACAGAATGTAAAACTAATAGTAAATCTGAAGATAGTAAAGAAAAGGATGCTCAGAGAAAGTATGAAACGTATTATGACTTTAGTGCAAACACAAAATACATTAAACCTCATCAGATATTGGCTATTAATCGTGGGGAAGCGcaaaaatttcttactgtaaAAATGACCATTCCTGACTTTTTCGAAAATGGATTTAAAGCACACTGTTATAAACAATATAACGCAGCTATCACAGCATCTAAATTACATTCTAAATTATTAAACGACAGTATTAACTATGCTTATAAAAAGCTGATAAAACCCTTAGTAGTACGTAGAGTGAGAAGCGAAATGAAACAAAAAGCAGAGACAGCATCTATAGAAGTTTTCGTAACTAACGTTAAACAGTTGCTTCTTACTCCACCTGTACGAGGAAAGATCATACTTGCTATAGATCCAGGATTTTCGCACGGTTGTAAATTAGCGGCAATCTCTGAACAGGGTGATGTACTTGAAACAGATGTAATTTATCCACACACAAAGGGGAAAAAATCTTATAATGAATCAGCCGATGTTTTGGTAGCTTTAGTGACGAAATATAAGGCTACAATTTTAGCGTTGGGCAATGCTACAGCTTGTAGAGAAACTGAAATGTTTCTAAACAAGTTAATTAAGTCCAATGCATTCGGATCGATCGAGGTTTCGTACACGATAGTTGACGAAGCCGGAGCATCGATTTACAGCTGTGGTCCCGAAGCAAAATCCGAGTTCCCGGACCTCGACACGAATTTAATCTCTGCTATTTCTATAGCGAGACGTCTACAAGATCCACTCGCTGAATTAGTAAAAGTAGAACCTAAACATTTAGGTGTGGGAATGTATCAGCATGATCTACCAGAGAAGCAATTGTTAGCGGCATTAAATGAG GTTGTTTCAGAGGTTGTGAGCTTTGTAGGCGTGGATGTGAACACTGCATCTCAGTGTCTTTTAAGAAGAGTTGCAGGTTTGAATGCATCCAGGGCAAACAACATTATAGAATGGAGATCCGAATTTGGACCGTTTAAAAATAGGCAACAATTACTGGATGTGAAAGGAATTGGGAACAAGGTGTTCGAACAATGTGCTGGCTTCATTAGGATATTGCCAGAGACTTCGATGAATGATAATTCTGAGAAACGCAAGCCTGCTAAGAAGTCTAAGCAGACATATAACTTATTAGATCAATCCTGGATCCATCCTGAATCGTACAAAATAGCCGAACGTTTCTTGAAATATTGCAATTGTAACTTGGAGAATTTCGGAACTACGGAGTTCATCGAAAAAGTAAAATCGTGTGCTGACGAAGGGCTCGCTGGTTTGGCCCAGAAGCTTGATACTAACGAGACGACTATGGAGGTGATAGTCAAAGGCTTATCTATGAAGAAGGACGAGGATATACGATTAAAGACTCGTACTCCTCTTTTTCGAAAGAGTTTGCTCAGTATTAATGATTTGAGCGCGGGGATAACAGTCACGGGTGCGATACGAAACATTACACACTTTGGAGTGTTTGTGGATATAGGAGCGGGTAGTGACGGGCTTATACCAacgaaatggttaaagaattcGGTAGTTTCGATAGGTCAGCGTGTAGAGGTGAAAGTACTTTCAGTAGATGTTGACCGCAAAAGAATTGGCTTAGAATTAATTAacgtattataa
- the LOC117158300 gene encoding uncharacterized protein LOC117158300, whose product MKEPFKAIIDDVIIEPSKVQPIIVNFQNGELKDEEAKKMSCGLFYDQNKKKTMLAMSNGQIVYRGYKPDMSQDLMRSMLVLRNRRTGKVRLVQVERWQVTPVLEKPAVEDNKGAEDEKIAKLNKQFGSKKVKRRTEQYERLKVNVESVKEQLEQTVSNVEIDRMDLSIQLPDNEYITNTTLPECNRDATSVNDVYNIFDIVPKSKLESLYDSVTEILNGNSNNKQENSKFFTRTLYHVKSDPDNLKKAALLIYVQSVAAWLNMPIKDAKKRGIEVCSASQEINSHIIDTYSVQSKHGRMRPTSVKDKGVIHCMILALIINNFTLDLELFATIFSHRMGLKKMTDLARIVGALPNKENKKLITLKVPLPATVSVVKKGKRK is encoded by the exons atgaaagaacCGTTCAAGGCGATTATTGATGATGTAATTATAGAACCATCCAAAGTTCAGCCAATCATTG TTAATTTTCAAAATGGAGAGCTCAAGGATGAGGAAGCCAAAAAAATGTCGTGTGGATTATTTTACGATCAAAACAAGAAGAAGACGATGCTGGCTATGTCAAATGGACAGATTGTTTATAGAGGCTATAAACCAGATATGAGCCAAGATTTGATGCGTAGTATGCTTGTTCTTCGTAACAGAAGGACAGGGAAGGTAAGATTGGTTCAGGTTGAACGTTGGCAAGTGACTCCAGTTTTGGAAAAACCTGCAGTAGAAGATAATAAGGGTGCAGAAGATGAAAAGATCGCTAAGTTGAACAAACAGTTTGGTTCAAAGAAAGTGAAAAGGAGAACAGAGCAGTACGAAAGATTAAAAGTGAATGTAGAATCTGTTAAAGAACAACTTGAACAAACTGTATCTA ATGTTGAAATTGACAGAATGGACTTGTCAATACAATTGCCAGATAATGAGTATATTACAAATACCACTTTACCAGAGTGTAATAGAGATGCAACTAGTGTAAAtgatgtatataatatttttgatattgtACCAAAAAGTAAATTGGAATCTTTGTACGATAGTGTTACAGAAATTTTAAATGGCAATTCTAATAATAAACAAGA aaattcaaaatttttcaCTCGGACATTATATCATGTGAAATCTGATCCAGATAATCTTAAAAAGGCTGCGCTGTTGATTTATGTTCAATCAGTTGCAGCCTGGTTAAATATGCCAATCAAGGATGCTAAAAAACGTGGTATTGAAGTTTGTTCAGCTTCTCAAGAAATTAATTCGCATATAATAGACACGTACAGTGTTCAGAGCAAACATGGGAG aatgaGGCCAACCAGTGTAAAAGATAAGGGAGTAATACATTGTATGATCTTAGCACTGATAATTAACAACTTTACattagatttggaattatttgcAACCATATTCAGTCATCGTATGGGTCTAAAAAAAATGACAGACCTTGCTAGAATTGTTGGTGCTTTACCTAACAAAGAGAACAAGAAACTTATTACTCTAAAAGTTCCATTGCCAGCAACAGTGTCTGTtgtaaaaaagggaaaaaggaaatag